GTTTTTCTGCCCTGGCTGGGATTTGAAGGCCGCTGCTGACGGCGATGCGGTTGATGGTGACTACGGCATCGGTGGTTTTGGCGGTCTGCAAGAACTGCGGGACATGAACAAACCGGTTATCGCAGCTGTGAACGGCATTTGCTGTGGTGGTGGGTTAGAATTGGCGCTTTCAGCCGACATCATTCTTGCGGCCGACCATGCAACGTTTGCATTGCCCGAAATTCGTTCTGGAACCGTTGCGGATGCGGCGTCTGTTAAGCTTCCCAAGCGCATTCCTTATCACATCGCGATGGAACTTCTGCTCACAGGCCGTTGGTTTGATACCGACGAAGCGCTGAATTGGGGTCTTATCAACCACGTTCACCCAGCAGGCGACCTGATGGCACAAGCATGGGACATGGCGCGCCTTTTGGCGTCCGGCCCACCACTGGTCTATGCCGCAATCAAAGAAGTCGTGCGCGACGCCGAGGATTCAAAGTTCCAAGACGCAATGAACCGCATCACAAAGCGGCAGCTAGGATCGATAGATCGACTCTATTCCAGCGAAGATCAGCTTGAAGGCGCAAAAGCGTTTGCCGAAAAACGTGACCCCGTCTGGAAAGGCCGCTAGCTACAGGCGTTCCGCCAGCATCCTCAACGCTTGCTGGTATCCGTCAACACCTTGCCCGATGATAACCTCGTCCGAGCGATAGGACACAAACGAATGGTGCCGAAACTCTTCGCGTTTGTGGATGTCTGAGATGTGTACCTCGATCACAGGCCCATCAAACATGTTCAGCGCATCCAATATCGCGACAGAGGTGTGCGTGTAGGCGGCAGGATTAATCACGATTCCAGCCACGTCTGCCCGCGCACCTTGAATCCAATCGACCAGTTGCCCTTCATGGTTTGACTGTAAGCACGTCACGTCAAATCCCAACGTTGTGCCCAGCGCGACCGCATCGCGTTCCACGTCGGCCAATGTCG
This Octadecabacter temperatus DNA region includes the following protein-coding sequences:
- the aroQ gene encoding type II 3-dehydroquinate dehydratase; the protein is MKQILLLNGPNLNLLGTRQPELYGHATLADVERDAVALGTTLGFDVTCLQSNHEGQLVDWIQGARADVAGIVINPAAYTHTSVAILDALNMFDGPVIEVHISDIHKREEFRHHSFVSYRSDEVIIGQGVDGYQQALRMLAERL
- a CDS encoding carnitinyl-CoA dehydratase; protein product: MTNPIKTRREGAILEVTLDRPKANAIDLQTSRIMGEVFADFRDDPELRVAILTGAGEKFFCPGWDLKAAADGDAVDGDYGIGGFGGLQELRDMNKPVIAAVNGICCGGGLELALSADIILAADHATFALPEIRSGTVADAASVKLPKRIPYHIAMELLLTGRWFDTDEALNWGLINHVHPAGDLMAQAWDMARLLASGPPLVYAAIKEVVRDAEDSKFQDAMNRITKRQLGSIDRLYSSEDQLEGAKAFAEKRDPVWKGR